Genomic window (Cellulosilyticum lentocellum DSM 5427):
GTTTTTAAACTTTTTAAAAATTGAACTTTAAGCATACCTAAAATCCACTTTCCAAAGCCTTCCATAAATTTAAGAATAATATTTCCCGTAAACCCATCACATACAAGAATATCTACTTTTCCTAAAGGAATATCACGTGCTTCTACATTACCACAAAAATTAATTGAAGCATCAGCATCTAAAAGCTTATACGCTTCTTTCGTTAACTGATTGCCTTTTTCTTCTTCTGTCCCAATGTTAACAAGCCCTACTTTAGGTGATTTAATTTGCATACATTGCTCCATGTAAACAGTTCCCATACGCGCAAACTGATTAAGATAAGTTGGCTTTGCATCTACATTAGCACCACAATCAATCAATAAAGCACAGCCCGTTTCAGTTGGGATAAAAGGAGCCATAGCTGGTCTTTCCACTCCTTTAATACGTCCTACAATAAGTGTTGCACCTGTCAAAAGAGCACCGGTACTACCTGCACTCACAAAGCCATCCACTTGCTTTTCTTTGACTAATTTAAGTCCTACGACCATAGAGGAGTTCTTTTTTTGTCTAATAGCTGCAACAGGACTATCCCCCATCTCAATGACTTCATCTGCATGTACAATTTCTATCTTAGATGCGTCATATGTATAGGCAGCTAGTTTTTCCTTAATGACATCTTCCTTACCTACTAAAACGAGGGTAGATTCTAACTTTTCTGCCGCTAACACGCATCCCTTAACAATCTCATCAGGTGCATGATCGCCACCCATGACATCTATAGCTATTCTTGACATATGCATCACCCTTATCTTTCTCACAATTTAAATCAAATATACAAAAAGACAGCTAAAAGCTGTCTTTTTTAAAGCATTAGTCTACTTTTACTACAACACGGTTTGCATAAGAACCGCAAGCTTTACATACTCTATGTGGCATCATTAATTCACCACATTTTGGACATTTTACTAAGTTAAGTGGAGAAAGTTTCCAATTTGCTTGTCTTTGGTTTCTTCTGGCTTTAGAAGTTTTTCTTTTTGGTACTGCCATTTCTACACCTCCTCTTGTTACTACTCTTCACTTTGAGGGTGAAAAATATTTTTTAAACTTTCAAGTCTAGGATCTATATCATTCTTTTCACAATTACAAGATTGCTTATTCAAATTCTGACCACAAGTTTTGCAAATACCTTTGCAATTGTCATCATGTAAACCTTTCATTGGTACGTTCAGATAAATTGCTTCGGTTATAGCATCTTCTAAGTCAATTTCAGATCCAGTTACTTGAACGATATCCTCATCTTCATCATCCAAAAACTCTTCAGATGAATATTCCTTATATAAGTCTGCTTGTAAGGCATGTTTATACTCTTCCAAGCAACGATCGCATAAAAGTAAGACTGTTGTAATAACATGTCCTTTTACTAAATAACGGTTACCCGACTTAGTAGCAACACCTTCTACAAAAGCCATACAATCAAGTACATCATGTACAGGATTGATTCCTTTTAAGGATACACGCTGTTCACCTTTGAAAGTTACTTCGGACTTTTTATTAAGTTCATGGATATTAATCTTCATTTTTTCACTCCATTAAGTAACACTTCTGTAATTATACCTACTTGACTTATATTTGTCAATGACTTATTTTGCAACTAATGTTACAGTGTCTCTAGCAATCATAAGTTCTTCATTTGTAGGAATTAAAAGCATTTTTACTTTTGATGTTTCTTTTGTTAGGTCTCTTTCCACACCACGGCATTTGTTTTTCTCAACATCAAGGTCTACACCTAACCATGTTAACATATTAGCGATTTCTTCACGCATAATAGCATTATTTTCACCAAGGCCACCTGCAAAACAAATCGCATCTACACCATTCATAAGTGCTGCATAAGCTCCAATATAGGATACTACGCGATGTTGATATGCATCCATTGTAAATCTACAAGCTGGATCACCTGCAACAACACCATCTTCAATTTCACGGAAGTCACTTGATAAACCAGATAAAGCATCTACACCAGATTTTTTATTTAAAATGTTATCCATTTCTTTAGCTGATAGACCTTCTTTTTCCATTAAGAAAGTAACAATAGCTGGGTCGATATCACCTGAACGTGTTCCCATTACAAGTCCAGCAAGTGGTGTGAATCCCATTGAAGTTTCAACTGATTTACCACCATCCACAGCACAAACACTTGCACCATTTCCTAAGTGACAAACAATTATTTTTGTTTCTTCAAGTGGTTTGCCTAACATTTCAGCTGCTTTTTGTGATACATATTTATGAGATGTACCGTGGAAACCATATTTACGAATACCGTATTTTTCATAGTATTCTTGTGGAATAGCATACATATAAGTTGCTTTATCCATTGTTTGATGGAAAGCTGTATCAAATACTGCTACCATAGGTACGTTTGGCATTAATTCACGACATGCGTCAATACCAAGTAAGTTAGCTGGATTGTGAAGTGGAGCAAGTGCGCTACATTCTTCAATTGCTTTTTCTACTTCATCTGTAATCACTACAGATTGATTGAATTTCTCTCCACCATGAACAACACGGTGACCTACCGCTGAAATTTCTTCTGGTTTAACACAAGCTGTTTCACCTTCTGTAAGCATAGAAAGCATTTTTGCTAAAGCCACTTTATGGTTTGGAAAATCTACCATTACTTTTACTGAGTCTTGACCTTCAGTTGTATGTTTGATAAAAGAACCATCGATTCCAATTCTTTCACAAATTCCTTTTGCAATAACAGATTCATTTTCCATGTTTAATAATTGATACTTTAATGAAGAACTTCCACAGTTTACTACTAATACGTTCATTTTTTACACTCCTTAAGTTATATTAATTGTCTTTTAGTTACCTTGGGCTTGTACAGCTGTAATAGCAACAACACCCACAATATCTTCTGCACTACAACCTCTTGACAAGTCATTAACTGGTTTAGCAATACCTTGTGTAATTGGGCCATAAGCTTCTGCTTTTGCAAGTCTTTGTACAAGTTTATAACCAATGTTACCCGCATCAAGGTCTGGAAATACAAGAACATTTGCTTTTCCTGCCACATCACTATTTGGCGCTTTAGCACTACCTACTGATGGCACAATAGCAGCATCTAATTGTAATTCACCATCTATTTTAAGTTGTGGTGCTTCTTCTTTTGCAATACGAGTTGCTTCAACTACTTTATCTACGTCAGCATGTTTTGCACTGCCATATGTAGAATGTGAGAGCATACCTACTACTGGCTCTTCTCCAACTAATTGAGCAAAACTTTTAGCTGAGCTTTGTGCAATTGCTGCAAGTTCTTCTGCACTTGGATTTTGGTTAAGGCCTGCATCTGAGAAGATAAAAGTACCGTTTGAACCATATTCACAGTCTGGTACAACCATAACAAAAAATGCTGAAACAAGTTTTGTACCTGGCGCTGTTTTTAAAATTTGAAGTGATGGTCTAAGTACATCTGCTGTTGCATGAATCGCACCAGCTACCATCCCATCTGCCATTCCTTGTTTTACCATCATTACGCCAAGGAATAATGGATCTCTATGAAGTAATTGACTTGCTTTTTCAGTTGTCATTCCTTTTTTCTCGCGAAGCTTTACAAGTTCTGCAATATAAGCATCCATTTGTTCAAAAGTTTCTGGGTTAATAATAGTTGCACCACTTAAATCTAAGCCTTCAGCTTTGTTAGTAATTGCTGTTTCATCACCAATTAAGATAACATCTGCAATCCCTTCAGCTAAAACTTGATGTGCAGCTTTAAGTGTTCTTATATCAGATGTTTCTGGAAGAACGATTGTTTTTTTATCTCTTTTTGCTCTTGCTTTAATATTTTCAATAAAAGACATTTAAATAACCCCTTTCAATTTTTACTTCCAATTACCCTCAACCTCTATTATATGCAATGTATCTCGTGTATACAAGAGTGAAATAAAAATTTATTTGTTTTTTCGCCTTTATCTATTAAGATTTTTAGTATAAAATCAGTAATTGATAAAAATATTTCAAGGAGGTTCCAATGCATATTGTTGGTATTATTGCCGAATACAATCCTTTTCATAACGGTCATCTCCATCAAATTGTTTCTACTAGAAAACAAACACATTGCGATTATATCGTAGTTGCTATGAGTGGCAACTTTACACAACGAGGTGAGGCTGCTATTGTTGATAAGTTTGTACGCACACAAATGGCCTTAAAAGCAGGAGTTGATCTTGTCTTAGAGCTTCCTGTCCCCTTTGCAACAGCTAGTGCTGAACGATTTGCTCAAGGTGCTGTTTCTTTATTTCATCAAACTGGTATTGTTGAAACGCTTTCTTTTGGTAGCGAATGTGGTGATACGACTTTACTAGAATTGATTGCAAAACGTTTAGAAACACCTTCCCCTACTTTTAAAGCATCATTAAAAAAGCATTTAAAAGAAAGCTACAGTTTTCCTAGAGCTAGAGAACAAGCCTTACTAGAAGATTTAAAAACCCTAGAGCTCGACTCAGAAGTTTACACTTCACTCTTAGAACTTATTAGGAGCCCTAACAATATATTAGGAATTGAGTATATCAGAGCCATAGAGCATTTTAGTACTACTATTCAACCTTTTACAATTAAACGTTTAACAGCAGGTTATCATGACCCCTTACTCTATCCTCAGATTGCTTCGGCTACTGCTATCCGTACGCACCTAAGTAATGGCTACTCTTCAGAACTAGCCGCATGCATGCCCTCTACCACTTATGAACTCTTAGATAATACTTCATATCATCAACCCGATATGGATATCTTAACACCTTTCTTGCATCACAAATTTATGTTTTCCAACAAAAACGATTTATATTCTTTATGGGACATTCCAAATGATCTTATTAACACTTTTTTAAACAACTATACTTCCTTTGAATACCTTTCAGAATTGGTTAAAGCTTGCACTTCTAAAACTTACACCTCTGCTACTGTTAGACGTGCGCTATTACGTTTGCTCCTTGATATTCAAGATGAAGCCCTAAAACAATTCGAGGCCATTTCTTGGATTCCTTATATTCGTGTTTTAGGTTGTAAAAAAGAGTCGGTGGCCATTTTGAAGCACTTAAATTATTCTGCAAATCGTCCCATTATCACTAACCTTAGTAGAGTTTATGCGGACCTTGATCCTTTAAGTAAACAACTTATTGATTATGAATTGAATGCCACAAAACTTTATCATTATCTAACTAAGCAACCTAAATTGTACAATCAAGACTTTACTCAAGGCTTTTTGATGCTTTAAATGAATAAAGGTGCTATCTTATGATAGCACCTTTATTCATTGTTATTTTTTGTCCAAGCTCAACATATACTAACTTATAGCATTTTCCTTGGGGGTGTCATGATGTCAAAAAAATCAACAACCGCTTTTATTTTATTTTGTTTCGTCATTATTTTATTAGCTTTTCCAAACTTATGTATCAATGCTGCTCAGCAAGGCCTTTTACTTTGGTTTAACAAAGTTCTTCCCTCCTTACTTCCTTTTATGATTTTAATCAACATACTTGTAGGTTTGGATAGTATAAAAAGCATAAGTAATCGTGCAACCTTTATTACATATAAGTTTTGGAATTTGCCAGGTAGTACTTTATTTGCCTTTATCATGGGACTATTAGCAGGTTACCCTATGGGGGGGCGCATCATTAAAGAATTAGTTTCGTCTGGTGAATTAACCTCTCAGCAAGGCGAGAAAGCCCTTTGCTTCTGCAACAACTGTGGTCCACTTTTTATTGTTGGTACTGTGGGAACCACTATACTTGGTAATGTTAAACTTGGCTACTTCCTATTACTCATTCATATTTTATCTGCTCTTATAACAAGTCTCTTACTTAAACCAACTTATCCTTTGTATCCAATAAGATCTACTTCTCTGCAGATAGCTCCTTCAAGTAAAACTTTACCTTCATTGCTCAATGAAGCTGTTGCACACTCTATGGATACAATGACTTGTATTGGTGGATATATTATTTTCTTTTCCGTTTTAGCTCATCTTATAACCGATACACTTCTATTACAATGGTTATTCCACTTACCCCTTATTAATCAAATTTCTACTACAACACTTCAAGCTATACTTACCAGCTTCCTTGAACTCTCTAACGGCGTGAATGCTTTAGGTCAGATTTCGTCTCCCTATGCTCTAGCTTTACTTGCTGCTACTCTTGCTTTTGGAGGCTTATGTGTCTATTTTCAGACGCTTTATGTATTAGAAGGAACTCATTTTTCCACAAAACCTTACTTCTTTAGTAAATGCTTGCAAGCCATTATTAGTTTTTTATTAACCTGTGTACTTTATCCTTTTTTCTCTGTGTATACACAAGGAACAAAAATAGTTTTTAATCATACTTGGAGCTTTATTTTAATCGGATTTGTCAGTAGTTTTATTTTACTGACTCATTTTAATAAAAATATTCGTTCCATATTCACTACTTTTAAAGAAAGTCATAGATCTTAATTCGTTTAATCTGTTAGTAAATAATAAAAAAGGA
Coding sequences:
- the plsX gene encoding phosphate acyltransferase PlsX — translated: MSRIAIDVMGGDHAPDEIVKGCVLAAEKLESTLVLVGKEDVIKEKLAAYTYDASKIEIVHADEVIEMGDSPVAAIRQKKNSSMVVGLKLVKEKQVDGFVSAGSTGALLTGATLIVGRIKGVERPAMAPFIPTETGCALLIDCGANVDAKPTYLNQFARMGTVYMEQCMQIKSPKVGLVNIGTEEEKGNQLTKEAYKLLDADASINFCGNVEARDIPLGKVDILVCDGFTGNIILKFMEGFGKWILGMLKVQFLKSLKTKLAAVLMKKGIGEIKEKFNYATKGGAPFLGVNGLIVKTHGSSKSQEILSTLIQTEGFIKDGLVDKIKDKFEENVN
- the rpmF gene encoding 50S ribosomal protein L32, whose amino-acid sequence is MAVPKRKTSKARRNQRQANWKLSPLNLVKCPKCGELMMPHRVCKACGSYANRVVVKVD
- a CDS encoding YceD family protein, translating into MKINIHELNKKSEVTFKGEQRVSLKGINPVHDVLDCMAFVEGVATKSGNRYLVKGHVITTVLLLCDRCLEEYKHALQADLYKEYSSEEFLDDEDEDIVQVTGSEIDLEDAITEAIYLNVPMKGLHDDNCKGICKTCGQNLNKQSCNCEKNDIDPRLESLKNIFHPQSEE
- a CDS encoding acetate/propionate family kinase, with amino-acid sequence MNVLVVNCGSSSLKYQLLNMENESVIAKGICERIGIDGSFIKHTTEGQDSVKVMVDFPNHKVALAKMLSMLTEGETACVKPEEISAVGHRVVHGGEKFNQSVVITDEVEKAIEECSALAPLHNPANLLGIDACRELMPNVPMVAVFDTAFHQTMDKATYMYAIPQEYYEKYGIRKYGFHGTSHKYVSQKAAEMLGKPLEETKIIVCHLGNGASVCAVDGGKSVETSMGFTPLAGLVMGTRSGDIDPAIVTFLMEKEGLSAKEMDNILNKKSGVDALSGLSSDFREIEDGVVAGDPACRFTMDAYQHRVVSYIGAYAALMNGVDAICFAGGLGENNAIMREEIANMLTWLGVDLDVEKNKCRGVERDLTKETSKVKMLLIPTNEELMIARDTVTLVAK
- the pta gene encoding phosphate acetyltransferase, producing the protein MSFIENIKARAKRDKKTIVLPETSDIRTLKAAHQVLAEGIADVILIGDETAITNKAEGLDLSGATIINPETFEQMDAYIAELVKLREKKGMTTEKASQLLHRDPLFLGVMMVKQGMADGMVAGAIHATADVLRPSLQILKTAPGTKLVSAFFVMVVPDCEYGSNGTFIFSDAGLNQNPSAEELAAIAQSSAKSFAQLVGEEPVVGMLSHSTYGSAKHADVDKVVEATRIAKEEAPQLKIDGELQLDAAIVPSVGSAKAPNSDVAGKANVLVFPDLDAGNIGYKLVQRLAKAEAYGPITQGIAKPVNDLSRGCSAEDIVGVVAITAVQAQGN
- a CDS encoding nucleotidyltransferase; amino-acid sequence: MHIVGIIAEYNPFHNGHLHQIVSTRKQTHCDYIVVAMSGNFTQRGEAAIVDKFVRTQMALKAGVDLVLELPVPFATASAERFAQGAVSLFHQTGIVETLSFGSECGDTTLLELIAKRLETPSPTFKASLKKHLKESYSFPRAREQALLEDLKTLELDSEVYTSLLELIRSPNNILGIEYIRAIEHFSTTIQPFTIKRLTAGYHDPLLYPQIASATAIRTHLSNGYSSELAACMPSTTYELLDNTSYHQPDMDILTPFLHHKFMFSNKNDLYSLWDIPNDLINTFLNNYTSFEYLSELVKACTSKTYTSATVRRALLRLLLDIQDEALKQFEAISWIPYIRVLGCKKESVAILKHLNYSANRPIITNLSRVYADLDPLSKQLIDYELNATKLYHYLTKQPKLYNQDFTQGFLML